One Halobaculum sp. CBA1158 DNA segment encodes these proteins:
- a CDS encoding DNA-binding protein, translating to MGDTPDDERLEELREQKMQELQEQAQGQGQDQEAQQAAQEQAERQQEALLKQHLTDGARQRLNAVEMSKPEFAAKVKQQVTALAKSGRVNGRIDEDQMKELLRELQPDQKSFDIRRR from the coding sequence ATGGGCGACACACCCGACGACGAGCGACTAGAGGAACTGCGCGAGCAGAAGATGCAGGAGCTCCAGGAGCAGGCCCAGGGACAGGGGCAGGATCAAGAGGCACAGCAGGCCGCCCAGGAGCAGGCCGAGCGCCAGCAGGAGGCGCTGCTCAAGCAGCACCTCACCGACGGCGCGCGCCAGCGGCTCAACGCCGTCGAGATGAGCAAGCCCGAGTTCGCCGCGAAGGTGAAACAGCAGGTGACGGCGCTGGCGAAGAGCGGTCGCGTGAACGGCCGCATCGACGAGGACCAGATGAAGGAGCTGCTGCGGGAGCTGCAGCCCGACCAGAAGAGCTTCGACATCCGTCGTCGCTGA
- the pepF gene encoding oligoendopeptidase F, producing the protein MSSVPERSEIDAEYKWSIDSIYADDGAWEEAYEECEERLDDLRAYEGRATESAATLRELLDTYEAVFREVSKVTSYARLRSNEDTRDQEYQAMSSKAQALSAEASSASSYLEPELQELDWSDVEELIDEEPALAEYEHFLDDVLRMKPHTRSAEVEELLADLSEVTGAASEAYSMLSDADMTFPTVEDPAGDDVEISQGNFTTLLQKPDREFRQRVHEEFYSEWETVRNTVGTTLAKSVKKDVKMAEARNYDSAREAALNGPNVPVEVYDTLVDTVRDNLDSLGRHADLKRRALDVDTLEMWDLYMSLTGDEGPEISYEEAKEHVVEAVAPLGEEYQQRMAEGLESRWVDVYENRGKRSGAYSAGTYDTQPFIMMNYQDDVSSMYTLAHELGHSMHSELAKDAQPWQYADYEIFVAEVASTVNETLLTRHLLENADSDELRVHALDQYLERFRSTLFRQTMFAAFEQAIHEHDEAGKPLTPDVFDELYGDLKAEFYGHVDANVDEHIRREWMRIPHFYYNFYVYQYSTGISAAAAIVDRIEDEGEVAAEEYRAALRAGGSEYPIDVLEIAGIDMTDSEPIDSAIAVYDDYLDEAESLLEL; encoded by the coding sequence ATGAGTTCGGTTCCCGAGCGATCCGAGATCGACGCGGAGTACAAGTGGAGCATCGACTCCATCTACGCCGACGACGGGGCGTGGGAGGAGGCGTACGAGGAGTGTGAGGAGCGCCTCGACGACCTCCGCGCGTACGAGGGTCGCGCGACCGAGAGCGCGGCGACGCTGCGCGAGCTGCTCGACACCTACGAGGCGGTGTTCCGCGAGGTGTCGAAGGTGACCTCGTACGCCCGGCTTCGTTCGAACGAGGACACCCGCGACCAGGAGTATCAGGCGATGTCCTCGAAGGCGCAGGCGCTGTCGGCGGAGGCGTCGAGCGCGTCCAGCTATCTCGAACCCGAACTCCAGGAACTCGACTGGAGCGACGTGGAAGAGCTGATCGACGAGGAGCCGGCGCTCGCCGAGTACGAGCACTTCCTCGACGACGTGCTCCGGATGAAGCCGCACACGCGCTCGGCGGAGGTGGAGGAGCTGCTCGCGGACCTGAGCGAGGTCACCGGAGCCGCGAGCGAGGCGTACTCGATGCTGTCGGACGCGGACATGACGTTCCCGACGGTGGAGGACCCCGCAGGCGACGACGTCGAGATCTCCCAGGGCAACTTCACGACGCTGCTCCAGAAGCCGGACCGCGAGTTCCGCCAACGCGTCCACGAGGAGTTCTACTCGGAGTGGGAGACCGTCCGCAACACCGTCGGCACGACGCTCGCCAAGAGCGTCAAGAAGGACGTGAAGATGGCCGAGGCGCGCAACTACGATTCGGCTCGTGAGGCTGCCCTGAACGGCCCGAACGTCCCCGTCGAGGTGTACGACACGCTCGTCGACACCGTCCGCGACAACCTCGACTCGCTGGGCCGCCACGCCGACCTGAAGCGGCGGGCGCTGGACGTGGACACGCTCGAAATGTGGGACCTGTACATGTCGCTGACGGGCGACGAGGGCCCCGAGATCAGCTACGAGGAGGCCAAAGAGCACGTGGTCGAGGCGGTCGCGCCGCTCGGCGAGGAGTACCAGCAGCGCATGGCCGAGGGGCTGGAGTCGCGCTGGGTCGACGTGTACGAGAACCGCGGGAAGCGCTCGGGCGCGTACTCTGCGGGCACCTACGACACCCAGCCGTTCATCATGATGAACTACCAGGACGACGTGTCCTCGATGTACACGCTGGCTCACGAACTGGGTCACTCTATGCACTCCGAGTTGGCGAAGGACGCCCAGCCGTGGCAGTACGCTGATTACGAGATCTTCGTCGCCGAGGTCGCTTCCACGGTCAACGAGACGCTCCTCACGAGGCACCTGCTCGAGAACGCCGACTCCGACGAGCTTCGGGTCCACGCGCTCGACCAGTACCTCGAACGCTTCCGCTCGACCCTCTTCCGCCAGACGATGTTCGCGGCCTTCGAGCAGGCGATCCACGAGCACGACGAGGCCGGCAAGCCGCTGACGCCCGACGTCTTCGACGAACTGTACGGCGACCTGAAGGCGGAGTTCTACGGCCACGTCGACGCGAACGTGGACGAGCACATCCGCCGCGAGTGGATGCGGATCCCGCACTTCTACTACAACTTCTACGTCTACCAGTACTCGACGGGCATCTCGGCGGCCGCGGCGATCGTCGACCGCATCGAGGACGAGGGTGAGGTCGCCGCCGAGGAGTACCGCGCGGCCCTGCGAGCGGGCGGCTCGGAGTACCCGATCGACGTGCTCGAGATCGCCGGCATCGATATGACCGACAGCGAGCCCATCGACTCGGCCATCGCCGTCTACGACGATTACCTCGACGAGGCCGAGTCCCTGCTGGAACTGTAA
- the hisS gene encoding histidine--tRNA ligase → MPTYERLKGFRDFYPPEMAVRREVTDTLESVARRYGFREIDTPRLEPAEMWTDKSGDDIVDELYAFEDHGGRHVTLAPELTPTVARMYAAKAQELSKPVKWVSTRPFWRYEAVQQGRFREFHQTNIDVFGSSEPAADAEVLATAADALRELGLAGDDFEFRVSHRDILGSLLRSFEADVDVTAAIRAVDKSEKVDENEYLDLLHDAGLAYDQAREFDDLLGVDDPANLGELADFAPASEELAEAVDNLRAVLAAADDFGVGEYCDLSLRTARGLDYYTGAVFECFDATGEVGRSVFGGGRYDDLIEEFGGQPTPAVGVAPGHATLGLLLERAGVAPEAAVSTDYYVLQVGDTRPVAARIARDLRARGHVVETDVSGRSFGAQLNYADSINAETVVVAGEQDLANDEVTVKDMASGDQTTAPVDEFPGELDRPTFDDFA, encoded by the coding sequence ATGCCCACCTACGAGCGCCTGAAGGGGTTCCGCGATTTCTACCCCCCCGAGATGGCCGTCCGCCGGGAGGTGACCGACACGCTGGAGTCGGTCGCCCGGCGGTACGGCTTCCGCGAGATCGACACGCCGCGACTGGAGCCGGCGGAGATGTGGACCGACAAGTCCGGCGACGACATCGTCGACGAGCTGTACGCCTTCGAGGACCACGGCGGCCGCCACGTGACGCTCGCGCCGGAGCTCACCCCGACGGTGGCGCGGATGTACGCCGCGAAGGCCCAGGAGCTGTCCAAGCCCGTGAAGTGGGTATCGACGCGACCGTTCTGGCGCTACGAGGCGGTCCAGCAGGGCCGCTTCCGGGAGTTCCACCAGACGAACATCGACGTCTTCGGCTCGTCGGAGCCGGCGGCCGACGCCGAGGTGCTCGCGACCGCCGCCGACGCGCTGCGGGAACTGGGCCTCGCGGGCGACGACTTCGAGTTCCGCGTCAGCCACCGCGACATCCTCGGATCGCTGCTGCGGTCGTTCGAGGCGGACGTGGACGTGACGGCGGCGATCCGCGCGGTCGACAAGTCCGAGAAGGTCGACGAGAACGAGTATCTCGACCTGCTGCACGACGCCGGTCTCGCGTACGACCAGGCCCGGGAGTTCGACGACCTCCTCGGCGTCGACGACCCCGCGAACCTCGGGGAACTCGCCGACTTCGCGCCCGCCAGCGAGGAGCTCGCCGAGGCCGTCGACAACCTCCGCGCGGTGCTCGCGGCGGCCGACGACTTCGGGGTCGGCGAGTACTGCGACCTCTCGTTGCGAACCGCTCGCGGGCTCGACTACTACACCGGCGCGGTGTTCGAGTGCTTCGACGCGACCGGCGAGGTCGGCCGCTCCGTGTTCGGCGGCGGCCGCTACGACGACCTCATCGAGGAGTTCGGCGGCCAGCCCACCCCCGCCGTCGGCGTCGCGCCCGGGCACGCCACGCTCGGCCTCCTCCTCGAGCGCGCCGGCGTCGCCCCCGAGGCCGCCGTCTCGACGGACTACTACGTCCTCCAGGTCGGCGACACCCGTCCCGTCGCCGCACGGATCGCCCGCGACCTCCGGGCCCGGGGTCACGTCGTCGAGACGGACGTCTCAGGCCGGAGCTTCGGCGCGCAGCTCAACTACGCCGACTCGATCAACGCCGAGACGGTCGTCGTCGCCGGCGAGCAGGACCTCGCGAACGACGAGGTGACGGTGAAGGACATGGCCTCCGGCGACCAGACGACCGCGCCCGTCGACGAGTTCCCGGGCGAACTCGACCGACCGACGTTCGACGACTTCGCGTAA
- a CDS encoding alpha hydrolase: protein MELALCYSGGKDSSLAALVLDRFYDVTLVTTHFGVTDDHEHAREAAEALGFPFDTNELDPEVAREAVETMREDGFPRNGIQLVHEHALESVAERDVDAVADGTRRDDRVPSVSRAFAQSLEDRHEIDYISPLSGFGRGAVDRLVDATLDVESGPSEEVPKADYEGELRALLREEAGDDAVREVFPEHEQTYVRGTR, encoded by the coding sequence GTGGAACTGGCACTGTGTTACAGCGGCGGGAAGGACTCCTCGCTCGCCGCGCTCGTCCTCGATCGCTTCTACGACGTGACGCTGGTGACGACGCACTTCGGCGTCACCGACGACCACGAGCACGCCCGCGAGGCGGCCGAGGCGCTGGGATTCCCGTTCGACACCAACGAACTCGACCCCGAAGTGGCTCGCGAGGCCGTCGAGACGATGCGCGAGGACGGCTTCCCCCGCAACGGCATCCAACTCGTCCACGAGCACGCCCTGGAGTCGGTCGCCGAGCGCGACGTTGACGCCGTCGCCGACGGCACCCGCCGCGACGATCGCGTTCCGAGCGTCTCGCGCGCGTTCGCCCAGAGCCTGGAGGACCGCCACGAGATCGACTACATCTCCCCGCTCTCCGGGTTCGGCCGCGGCGCGGTCGACCGCCTCGTCGACGCCACCCTCGACGTGGAGTCGGGTCCCTCCGAGGAGGTGCCCAAGGCCGACTACGAGGGCGAACTCCGCGCGCTCCTCCGAGAGGAGGCGGGCGACGACGCCGTCCGCGAGGTGTTCCCCGAACACGAACAGACGTACGTGCGCGGGACGCGTTGA
- a CDS encoding site-2 protease family protein, whose translation MSEAVSEEHPRPPELDAVFHCSEVRTDGDRVLYYGVSDVSERELTRRIWPAFRERGYEVQVVQTDTGLDVVVARPFSNGLDGIPWVNLGLLLATVLSTLFVGATAWYRVPFEAIRANPLAMLEAWPFTAAVLGVLLTHELGHYVMGRRHGVDVSLPYVIPFVVPFGTMGAIIRMRGQMPDREALFDIGVAGPLAGLAATVVVTVVGLSLGPFPAPEQVTAGQYIEFRTPLLLELIADAIGQPTEYGRGQTAHPVIMGAWVGMFFTVLNLLPVGQLDGGHIVRAMVGERQETVAALVPFVLFGLAGYLYFVQNRGINDSVGLWAFWGLFSAFIAYRGPADPIDDSAIDPGRMAVGLITFGLGLLCFLLVPIQVSS comes from the coding sequence ATGAGTGAGGCGGTTTCCGAGGAGCATCCGCGTCCCCCCGAACTCGACGCCGTCTTCCATTGCTCGGAGGTTCGAACGGACGGCGATCGCGTCCTCTATTACGGCGTGAGCGACGTGAGCGAGCGCGAGTTGACCCGGCGCATCTGGCCCGCGTTCCGCGAGAGGGGGTACGAGGTACAGGTGGTCCAGACCGACACCGGACTCGACGTGGTCGTCGCCCGCCCGTTCTCGAACGGACTTGACGGGATCCCCTGGGTCAACCTCGGACTGCTCCTCGCGACCGTACTGTCGACCCTGTTCGTCGGGGCGACCGCCTGGTACCGCGTTCCGTTTGAGGCGATCCGGGCGAACCCCCTCGCGATGCTGGAGGCGTGGCCCTTCACCGCCGCCGTGCTCGGGGTGCTGTTGACCCACGAACTGGGTCACTACGTCATGGGTCGCCGCCACGGCGTCGACGTGTCGCTGCCGTACGTCATCCCGTTCGTCGTCCCGTTCGGGACGATGGGCGCGATCATCCGTATGCGCGGCCAGATGCCCGACCGCGAGGCGCTGTTCGACATCGGCGTCGCGGGACCGCTCGCGGGGCTCGCGGCGACGGTCGTCGTCACCGTCGTCGGGCTCTCGCTCGGACCGTTCCCGGCTCCCGAGCAGGTCACCGCCGGCCAGTACATCGAGTTCCGAACGCCGCTGTTGCTCGAACTGATCGCCGACGCGATCGGCCAACCCACCGAGTACGGCCGAGGACAGACCGCCCATCCGGTGATCATGGGCGCGTGGGTCGGGATGTTCTTCACCGTCCTCAACCTCCTCCCGGTCGGCCAACTCGACGGTGGACACATCGTCCGCGCGATGGTCGGCGAGCGCCAGGAGACGGTCGCCGCGCTGGTGCCGTTCGTCCTGTTCGGCCTCGCGGGGTACCTCTACTTCGTCCAGAACCGCGGGATCAACGACTCGGTCGGTCTGTGGGCCTTCTGGGGGCTGTTCTCGGCGTTCATCGCCTACCGCGGTCCGGCGGACCCGATCGACGACTCCGCGATCGACCCCGGACGGATGGCCGTCGGCCTGATCACCTTCGGACTGGGACTGCTGTGTTTCCTGCTGGTCCCGATCCAAGTGTCGTCGTGA
- a CDS encoding EamA family transporter → MSALVAPGIAVAVAAAVLWGVYLFALKRYVAGVPATVLTVLVNACALAWYAPVALSRLSPGDVPTPATLGLGGSLALVGSVLGVGVGFVLFVNALALGEVSYVTPINKVVPAFVLPLELLLLGADLPALAFVGIAVVTVAVYVANYRGGDPTEPLRRAVTVRPAQLALLSAGAYAVGDVSKRAVLDGVGLPPEALVVVVLGGVLLVLLPLAARDWPGDRATPPATTFIALGLLVATAEHLTSVAFSLLPASVASPVVNTQAVVAVLLGGVLLGERRLGTRLVAAALAVVGVGLLAV, encoded by the coding sequence GTGTCCGCACTCGTCGCCCCCGGCATCGCCGTCGCCGTCGCGGCCGCGGTGCTGTGGGGCGTCTATCTGTTCGCGCTGAAGCGCTACGTCGCCGGCGTTCCCGCGACGGTGCTCACCGTCCTCGTGAACGCCTGCGCGCTGGCGTGGTACGCGCCGGTCGCGCTGTCGCGGCTCTCTCCGGGTGACGTGCCAACGCCGGCGACGCTGGGCCTCGGCGGGTCGCTCGCGCTCGTGGGGTCGGTGCTGGGCGTCGGCGTCGGATTCGTCCTGTTCGTGAACGCGCTCGCGCTCGGCGAGGTGTCGTACGTCACGCCGATCAACAAGGTCGTCCCCGCGTTCGTGCTTCCCCTGGAGTTGTTGCTGCTCGGTGCCGACCTCCCGGCGCTGGCGTTCGTCGGCATCGCCGTCGTCACGGTCGCGGTGTACGTCGCCAACTACCGCGGCGGCGACCCGACCGAGCCGCTCCGACGGGCGGTGACGGTCCGGCCCGCCCAGTTGGCGTTGCTGTCGGCGGGCGCGTACGCCGTCGGCGACGTGTCCAAGCGGGCCGTCCTCGACGGCGTGGGACTGCCGCCGGAGGCGCTGGTCGTGGTCGTGCTCGGCGGCGTCCTACTCGTCCTCCTCCCGTTGGCCGCCCGCGACTGGCCGGGCGACCGGGCGACACCGCCGGCGACGACGTTCATCGCGCTCGGCCTCCTCGTCGCGACGGCCGAACACCTCACCTCGGTCGCCTTCTCGCTGCTCCCGGCCAGCGTCGCCTCGCCGGTCGTGAACACGCAGGCGGTCGTCGCCGTCCTGCTCGGCGGGGTGCTCCTCGGCGAACGACGGCTCGGGACCCGCCTCGTCGCCGCCGCGCTCGCGGTCGTCGGCGTCGGCCTGCTGGCGGTGTGA
- a CDS encoding M28 family metallopeptidase: MDLDDDIAAAVGRAWTDTTPWEFITDLTALGGRMGASEGEARAADLVAAAFEEIGLDRVRRQPFDATEWRRGETTLRLTAPADRTFDAIALPYSPAGEASGELVDVGYGTPAEIDETDVDGKIAVASTTTPGDSRFVHRMEKFGTAAEAGAEAFVFVNHVPGQLPPTGSLTFGEEAAIPAVGVSAETGAWLTEYASEGGEADLSVDAETVQGESQNVLARTGPETDESVLVVAHYDGHDIAEGALDNGCGIATLLATARVLAAADPDIGVRFAAVGCEETGLLGSEHLAATTDLDGVKAVVNLDGAGRFRDLVAMTHTSEATAGVADRVSDETRHPIEVREEPHPFSDQWPFVRRGVPALQLHSDSGERGRGWGHTHADTRDKVDDRCIREHGALAALSIRELADESTEVPSLDEYELEAAFREADFEPGMKAAGLWPEDWA; encoded by the coding sequence ATGGATCTCGACGACGACATCGCCGCGGCGGTCGGTCGCGCCTGGACCGACACCACGCCGTGGGAGTTCATCACCGATCTGACGGCGCTTGGCGGTCGGATGGGCGCGAGCGAGGGCGAGGCGCGGGCAGCCGACCTCGTCGCCGCCGCGTTCGAGGAGATCGGACTCGACCGCGTCCGGAGACAGCCGTTCGACGCGACCGAGTGGCGACGCGGCGAGACGACGCTGCGGCTCACCGCGCCCGCCGATCGCACGTTCGACGCCATCGCGCTGCCGTACAGCCCCGCGGGCGAGGCGTCGGGCGAACTCGTCGACGTGGGATACGGTACACCGGCGGAGATCGACGAGACGGACGTGGACGGGAAGATCGCCGTCGCCTCGACGACGACGCCGGGCGACTCGCGGTTCGTCCACCGGATGGAGAAGTTCGGCACCGCCGCCGAGGCGGGCGCGGAGGCGTTCGTCTTCGTCAACCACGTGCCCGGACAGCTGCCGCCGACCGGGTCGCTCACCTTCGGCGAGGAGGCGGCGATCCCGGCGGTCGGCGTGAGCGCGGAGACGGGCGCGTGGCTCACCGAGTACGCCAGCGAGGGCGGGGAGGCCGACCTGTCGGTCGACGCCGAGACCGTGCAGGGGGAGTCACAGAACGTCCTCGCGCGGACGGGTCCCGAGACCGACGAGTCCGTGCTCGTGGTCGCACACTACGACGGCCACGACATCGCGGAGGGCGCGCTTGACAACGGCTGCGGGATCGCGACGCTGCTGGCGACCGCGCGGGTGCTCGCCGCCGCCGACCCCGACATCGGCGTCCGGTTCGCCGCCGTCGGCTGCGAGGAGACGGGGCTGCTCGGCTCCGAACACCTCGCGGCGACGACCGACCTGGACGGAGTGAAGGCCGTCGTCAACCTCGACGGAGCCGGCCGGTTTCGCGACCTCGTCGCGATGACGCACACCTCCGAGGCGACCGCCGGGGTCGCCGATCGCGTGAGCGACGAGACGCGACATCCGATCGAGGTGCGCGAGGAGCCGCACCCGTTCTCCGACCAGTGGCCGTTCGTCCGCCGGGGCGTGCCCGCGCTGCAGTTACACTCCGACTCCGGCGAGCGCGGGCGGGGATGGGGTCACACCCACGCCGACACCCGCGACAAGGTGGACGACCGGTGCATCCGCGAACACGGTGCGCTGGCGGCGCTGTCGATCCGGGAACTGGCCGACGAGTCGACCGAGGTGCCGTCGCTCGACGAGTACGAACTGGAGGCGGCGTTCCGGGAGGCCGACTTCGAGCCGGGGATGAAGGCCGCTGGGCTGTGGCCCGAGGATTGGGCGTGA
- a CDS encoding lysylphosphatidylglycerol synthase transmembrane domain-containing protein has translation MDSDQLRATVLGFLGAFAVLGGLLYLVGVGDLLDVLRGASLEMVGFVVLATLGWLVAWSVALRTVLGVLGIRLSVVRSFLVFSGAMFSNNVTPFGQAGGEPITALLIATVADTEYERGLAAIASVDTLNFVPSITLALVGAAYFATETTFGTRLQFATGVVVALALLVPAIVYLGWRNRYALEHRAIAVFVPAIRRVARLLPVFSAPTEAAVESRIGHFFGAIERVAGDRTGIAVSLGASTLGWVLQMVALYLAFLAIGQPVPFSAMLFVVPMGAIAGVTPLPGGTGGIEAVLVAVLAALPSVSISASAALGAVVIYRGAVYWVPVIIGGTVVSVIGADSVS, from the coding sequence ATGGACTCGGACCAGCTACGCGCTACCGTCCTCGGGTTCCTCGGCGCGTTCGCGGTCCTCGGCGGACTCCTGTATCTCGTCGGCGTCGGCGACCTCCTCGACGTGCTTCGGGGGGCCTCCCTCGAGATGGTCGGGTTCGTCGTGCTCGCGACCCTCGGCTGGCTCGTCGCCTGGTCCGTCGCGCTCAGAACCGTGCTCGGGGTGCTCGGGATTCGGCTCTCGGTCGTGCGGTCGTTCCTCGTGTTCAGCGGCGCGATGTTCTCCAACAACGTCACGCCGTTCGGACAGGCCGGAGGCGAGCCGATCACCGCGCTGCTCATCGCGACGGTGGCGGACACCGAGTACGAGCGCGGGCTGGCCGCCATCGCCAGCGTCGACACGCTCAACTTCGTTCCCTCCATCACGCTCGCGCTCGTCGGCGCGGCGTACTTCGCCACCGAGACGACGTTCGGTACCCGTCTCCAGTTCGCGACCGGCGTCGTCGTCGCGCTCGCGCTCCTCGTCCCTGCGATCGTCTACCTCGGGTGGCGCAACCGCTACGCGCTCGAACACCGCGCTATCGCCGTCTTCGTCCCGGCGATCCGTCGGGTCGCCCGCCTCCTGCCCGTGTTCTCAGCGCCGACCGAGGCGGCCGTCGAGTCGCGCATCGGTCACTTCTTCGGCGCGATCGAGCGCGTCGCGGGCGACCGAACCGGGATCGCCGTCTCGCTGGGGGCCTCGACGCTCGGCTGGGTGCTCCAGATGGTCGCGCTGTATCTCGCGTTCCTGGCGATCGGCCAGCCCGTCCCGTTCTCGGCGATGCTGTTCGTCGTGCCGATGGGCGCGATCGCGGGCGTCACGCCGTTGCCGGGCGGTACGGGCGGCATCGAGGCGGTGCTCGTCGCCGTGCTCGCGGCGCTCCCGTCGGTGTCCATCTCGGCGTCGGCGGCGCTGGGCGCTGTCGTCATCTATCGCGGTGCCGTCTACTGGGTTCCGGTGATCATCGGTGGAACCGTCGTGAGCGTGATCGGAGCCGACAGCGTCAGCTGA
- a CDS encoding tRNA pseudouridine(38-40) synthase TruA, producing MATRRAYRVAYDGRPFFGFQRQPDVPTAEDALLDALAALDVVDRDAGGGGRDTPPGYAAAGRTDRGVSAVRQTVAFDAPDWLTPRAFSSELPAGVRVWASADVHPEFHATHDAARRTYRYHLHAPEADRDRARDAAAALSGEHDVHNLTSDPRGPNTRRDLSVSVASDDAAAGDRVGDRVEGDADDRAGDEFLTLTVAAGGFPRECVRRIATVVRGVAVGDADLDRIAEVLGDEPVSGPRGVAAAAPDPLVLADVSYPGVAFEPDPVAVATLREVFSERRVDALARVRVFDDVLAAASE from the coding sequence ATGGCGACCCGTCGGGCGTACCGCGTCGCCTACGACGGCCGGCCCTTCTTCGGCTTCCAGCGCCAGCCCGACGTGCCGACCGCCGAGGACGCGCTCCTGGACGCGCTTGCGGCTCTGGACGTGGTCGACCGCGACGCGGGCGGCGGCGGCCGTGACACCCCGCCCGGCTACGCCGCCGCCGGCCGCACCGACCGCGGCGTCTCCGCGGTGCGCCAGACGGTCGCGTTCGACGCGCCCGACTGGCTCACGCCACGCGCCTTCTCCAGCGAACTCCCCGCGGGCGTTCGGGTGTGGGCCAGCGCGGACGTACACCCGGAGTTCCACGCGACCCACGACGCGGCCCGCCGGACGTACCGGTATCACCTCCACGCGCCCGAGGCCGACCGCGACCGCGCCCGCGACGCCGCCGCGGCGCTGTCGGGCGAGCACGACGTGCACAACCTCACGAGCGACCCGCGCGGGCCGAACACGCGCCGCGATCTGTCGGTGTCGGTCGCGTCCGACGACGCGGCCGCCGGCGACCGCGTCGGTGATCGGGTCGAAGGCGACGCTGATGACCGCGCCGGCGACGAGTTCCTCACGCTCACGGTGGCCGCCGGCGGCTTCCCCCGCGAGTGCGTTCGCCGGATCGCGACGGTCGTCAGGGGCGTCGCCGTCGGCGACGCCGACCTCGACCGGATCGCCGAGGTGCTCGGGGACGAACCAGTCTCGGGGCCCCGCGGCGTCGCGGCCGCGGCCCCGGACCCGCTCGTGCTCGCGGACGTCTCCTATCCGGGCGTCGCGTTCGAGCCCGACCCCGTGGCGGTTGCGACGCTCCGCGAGGTGTTCTCCGAGCGTCGCGTCGACGCGCTGGCCCGCGTCCGGGTGTTCGACGACGTGCTCGCCGCGGCGTCTGAGTGA
- the thiL gene encoding thiamine-phosphate kinase, with amino-acid sequence MDEREALARLAATLPAAGDDCAVVGDRVLTTDMLHEATDFPAGVDRYTAGWRSVAASLSDVAAMGADAEAAVAAYGAPTFDPDEVADFVRGARDACAAVDAEYVGGDLDEHGEFTVATTALGATTDPVRRGGARRGDAVCVTGTFGRSAAALRAFEAGDAERGNELFRFTPRVAAGVALRPYATAMMDSSDGLARSLHQLVEASDVSDLGMDITESYVPVDDAVREEFDDPEERREAALFFGEDFELVFTLPSDAVEDAREASPTPISVIGNVTWDGIRIDGEPLPDRGYGHGGG; translated from the coding sequence ATGGACGAACGCGAGGCGCTCGCGCGGCTGGCGGCGACGCTCCCGGCCGCCGGCGACGACTGCGCGGTCGTCGGCGACCGCGTGCTCACGACGGACATGCTCCACGAGGCCACGGACTTCCCCGCCGGCGTCGACCGCTACACCGCCGGCTGGCGCTCGGTCGCCGCCTCGCTGTCGGACGTGGCCGCGATGGGTGCCGACGCCGAGGCGGCCGTCGCCGCCTACGGCGCGCCGACGTTCGACCCCGACGAGGTCGCCGACTTCGTCCGCGGCGCGCGCGACGCGTGCGCGGCGGTCGACGCCGAGTACGTCGGCGGCGACCTCGACGAGCACGGGGAGTTCACGGTCGCGACGACCGCGCTCGGGGCCACGACCGACCCGGTCCGTCGGGGGGGCGCGCGCCGCGGCGACGCCGTCTGCGTCACGGGGACGTTCGGCCGGAGCGCCGCCGCCCTCCGGGCGTTCGAGGCCGGCGACGCCGAGCGCGGGAACGAGCTGTTTCGGTTCACCCCCCGCGTCGCCGCCGGCGTCGCGCTCCGCCCGTACGCGACGGCGATGATGGACTCCAGCGACGGGCTCGCGCGCTCGCTGCACCAGCTCGTCGAGGCGAGCGACGTGAGCGACCTCGGGATGGACATCACCGAGTCGTACGTTCCCGTCGACGACGCGGTGCGGGAGGAGTTCGACGACCCCGAGGAGCGCCGAGAGGCGGCGCTGTTCTTCGGCGAGGACTTCGAGCTGGTGTTCACGCTCCCGAGCGACGCCGTCGAGGACGCCCGCGAAGCCTCGCCGACGCCGATCTCGGTGATCGGAAACGTGACGTGGGACGGGATCAGGATCGACGGCGAGCCCCTCCCCGACCGCGGCTACGGACACGGCGGCGGCTGA
- a CDS encoding 30S ribosomal protein S19e has translation MVTLYDVPAEDLIDEVAARLEDRIEQPEWVQFVKSGQDRELPPQQEDFWFRRAASLLRKVADNGPVGVERLATEYGGAKRGSNRYIVRPPEHEGGSRKIIRVALQQLEEEGFVETAQGEGRRITDDGRAFLDDVAGDVLEELDRPELERYA, from the coding sequence ATGGTTACCCTCTACGACGTCCCGGCGGAGGACCTCATCGACGAGGTCGCCGCTCGACTGGAGGATCGCATCGAGCAGCCGGAGTGGGTGCAGTTCGTCAAGTCCGGCCAGGACCGCGAGCTTCCCCCCCAGCAGGAGGACTTCTGGTTCCGTCGCGCCGCCTCGCTGCTGCGGAAGGTCGCCGACAACGGACCCGTCGGCGTCGAGCGCCTCGCCACCGAGTACGGCGGCGCGAAGCGCGGCTCGAACCGGTACATCGTCCGCCCGCCCGAGCACGAGGGCGGCTCCCGGAAGATCATCCGCGTCGCGCTCCAGCAGCTCGAGGAGGAGGGCTTCGTCGAGACCGCACAGGGCGAGGGCCGCCGCATCACCGACGACGGGCGCGCGTTCCTCGACGATGTCGCCGGCGACGTGCTCGAGGAGCTCGACCGTCCCGAGCTGGAACGCTACGCCTGA